A stretch of the Lolium perenne isolate Kyuss_39 chromosome 3, Kyuss_2.0, whole genome shotgun sequence genome encodes the following:
- the LOC127345087 gene encoding uncharacterized protein isoform X2 yields MGSRAIIRGRNCILGRLSYHRNQIAVTINRDIRSYDGLLCNGILDDVHSGKSASVHTTRGAGFEMLAQPWLLSGLIDRCSGKRSSKVFVPLGYCDMWQTIRFASTNAARRPEFDSGSEHEDDQERHQEKEAIMKDCVDSTVDLGHNKTKSNVKNQEQSSMKQKFWGSVCGIGPAMKAVTTVISNKKDEFFSTLQHYWLGLRLLWLDVRISSRLMLKLANGKKLSRRERSQLTRTTADIFRLVPFSVFVIVPFMEFLLPLFLRLFPNMLPSTFKDKLKEQEALKRKLKARMEYAKFLQDTVKEMAREVTRSGKMKQRAEDIDQFIKKVRTGAYVGKGEILGLAKLFSDELTLENMSRPSLLNMCKYMGIQPYGTNNYLRFMLRRKLKCIQDDDMLIQREGVASLSEHELRQACRERGHLGLFPVEEMREEEEENEQEGMVRLEDKNGASDKLSVKEASDLARKRMFDKQEELCKISQALALLSSASSISKERQEFLSLVNKEIELYNSLLEDSTAENANEAYVAAKGSKSSGSSVSSALMKKINAMLKELTKEIDDVDTAIGDGWQLLDRDHDGKVTSEEVAAAATYLKHNLDNTGVEELIGSLSKDKDGKILVEDIVRLGTQADEAEFDDE; encoded by the exons ATGGGTTCAAGAGCGATCATTCGAGGAAGAAACTGTATCCTAGGGAGATTGAGTTACCACAGGAACCAAATAGCTGTTACCATCAATCGTGACATTCGTAGTTATGATGGACTGTTATGTAATGGTATTTTAGATGATGTCCATTCAGGGAAGTCAGCTTCAGTTCATACAACCAGAGGAGCTGGCTTCGAAATGTTAGCTCAACCTTGGCTGTTATCTGGTTTAATTGATCGATGTTCTGGTAAAAGAAGCTCCAAAGTTTTTGTACCATTGGGATATTGTGATATGTGGCAGACCATTCGGTTTGCAAGCACTAATGCAGCTAGAAGACCTGAGTTTGACAGTGGCAGTGAACATGAGGATGATCAAGAAAGACATCAAGAGAAGGAAGCAATAATGAAAGACTGCGTGGATTCGACAGTAGATCTAGGTCATAACAAAACCAAATCCAATGTGAAGAATCAAGAACAGTCATCAATGAAGCAAAAATTTTGGGGGAGTGTTTGTGGGATTGGCCCTGCAATGAAAGCGGTCACTACCGTGATCAG TAACAAGAAGGATGAGTTCTTTTCAACCTTGCAGCACTACTGGCTTGGCTTGCGACTACTGTGGCTAGATGTTAGGATTTCGTCCAGATTGATGCTGAAGCTAGCCAATGGGAAAAAACTCTCAAGAAGAGAGAGGAGCCAGCTGACCCGTACAACTGCAGACATATTCAGGCTGGTCCCCTTTTCAGTTTTTGTCATAGTTCCGTTCATGGAATTCTTGTTGCCTTTGTTTCTAAGGCTGTTCCCAAACATGCTACCATCCACGTTCAAGGACAAGTTGAAAGAGCAG GAAGCACTAAAAAGGAAACTCAAAGCAAGGATGGAATATGCCAAGTTTCTACAGGACACTGTTAAAGAAATGGCAAGAGAAGTGACACGTAGTGGGAAGATGAAGCAGAGGGCCGAGGATATTGATCAATTTATTAAGAAA GTGAGGACTGGTGCATATGTTGGTAAGGGTGAAATCTTGGGTCTTGCAAAGTTATTCAGTGATGAACTGACCTTGGAGAATATGAGCAG GCCAAGTTTACTAAATATGTGCAAGTATATGGGGATCCAGCCATATGGGACAAACAATTATTTGCGCTTTATGCTCAGAAGAAAACTGAAATG TATACAAGATGACGATATGTTGATACAGAGAGAAGGTGTAGCCTCTCTCTCTGAACATGAACTCCGTCAGGCCTGCAGGGAGCGAggtcaccttggattgtttccaGTAGAGGAGATGCGGGAAGAG GAAGAAGAAAATGAGCAAGAGGGTATGGTGAGGTTGGAAGACAAGAACGGGGCGTCCGATAAACTCAGTGTGAAGGAAGCCAGCGATCTAGCAAGAAAAAGAATGTTTGATAAACAGGAAGAGCTTTGCAAAATTAGTCAGGCACTAGCTCTTTTGTCTTCTGCATCG TCAATTAGCAAGGAACGGCAAGAATTCCTAAGCCTTGTGAACAAAGAG ATAGAACTGTACAACTCATTGCTCGAAGATTCTACAGCAGAGAATGCTAATGAGGCATATGTAGCCGCGAAGGGGAGTAAATCTTCTGGAAGCTCAGTATCCTCAGCACTGATGAAAAAG ATAAATGCCATGCTCAAAGAACTCACAAAGGAAATCGATGATGTTGACACAGCCATCGGTGATGGCTGGCAGCTCCTGGACAG GGACCATGACGGTAAAGTCACATCTGAGGAGGTGGCAGCTGCAGCCACGTACCTGAAGCACAACTTGGACAACACAGGCGTAGAGGAACTCATCGGGAGCCTCTCCAAAGATAAAG ATGGAAAGATCCTTGTTGAGGACATTGTCAGGCTTGGCACACAAGCTGACGAGGCAGAATTTGACGACGAATGA
- the LOC127345087 gene encoding uncharacterized protein isoform X1, translating into MGSRAIIRGRNCILGRLSYHRNQIAVTINRDIRSYDGLLCNGILDDVHSGKSASVHTTRGAGFEMLAQPWLLSGLIDRCSGKRSSKVFVPLGYCDMWQTIRFASTNAARRPEFDSGSEHEDDQERHQEKEAIMKDCVDSTVDLGHNKTKSNVKNQEQSSMKQKFWGSVCGIGPAMKAVTTVISNKKDEFFSTLQHYWLGLRLLWLDVRISSRLMLKLANGKKLSRRERSQLTRTTADIFRLVPFSVFVIVPFMEFLLPLFLRLFPNMLPSTFKDKLKEQEALKRKLKARMEYAKFLQDTVKEMAREVTRSGKMKQRAEDIDQFIKKVRTGAYVGKGEILGLAKLFSDELTLENMSRPSLLNMCKYMGIQPYGTNNYLRFMLRRKLKCIQDDDMLIQREGVASLSEHELRQACRERGHLGLFPVEEMREELQDWLDLSLYSEVPSSLLILSRAFTLSGKMKPDDVAATLSSLPDNILSNVCVSLPSEDALTARKRKLAFLKMQDKLIKEEENEQEGMVRLEDKNGASDKLSVKEASDLARKRMFDKQEELCKISQALALLSSASSISKERQEFLSLVNKEIELYNSLLEDSTAENANEAYVAAKGSKSSGSSVSSALMKKINAMLKELTKEIDDVDTAIGDGWQLLDRDHDGKVTSEEVAAAATYLKHNLDNTGVEELIGSLSKDKDGKILVEDIVRLGTQADEAEFDDE; encoded by the exons ATGGGTTCAAGAGCGATCATTCGAGGAAGAAACTGTATCCTAGGGAGATTGAGTTACCACAGGAACCAAATAGCTGTTACCATCAATCGTGACATTCGTAGTTATGATGGACTGTTATGTAATGGTATTTTAGATGATGTCCATTCAGGGAAGTCAGCTTCAGTTCATACAACCAGAGGAGCTGGCTTCGAAATGTTAGCTCAACCTTGGCTGTTATCTGGTTTAATTGATCGATGTTCTGGTAAAAGAAGCTCCAAAGTTTTTGTACCATTGGGATATTGTGATATGTGGCAGACCATTCGGTTTGCAAGCACTAATGCAGCTAGAAGACCTGAGTTTGACAGTGGCAGTGAACATGAGGATGATCAAGAAAGACATCAAGAGAAGGAAGCAATAATGAAAGACTGCGTGGATTCGACAGTAGATCTAGGTCATAACAAAACCAAATCCAATGTGAAGAATCAAGAACAGTCATCAATGAAGCAAAAATTTTGGGGGAGTGTTTGTGGGATTGGCCCTGCAATGAAAGCGGTCACTACCGTGATCAG TAACAAGAAGGATGAGTTCTTTTCAACCTTGCAGCACTACTGGCTTGGCTTGCGACTACTGTGGCTAGATGTTAGGATTTCGTCCAGATTGATGCTGAAGCTAGCCAATGGGAAAAAACTCTCAAGAAGAGAGAGGAGCCAGCTGACCCGTACAACTGCAGACATATTCAGGCTGGTCCCCTTTTCAGTTTTTGTCATAGTTCCGTTCATGGAATTCTTGTTGCCTTTGTTTCTAAGGCTGTTCCCAAACATGCTACCATCCACGTTCAAGGACAAGTTGAAAGAGCAG GAAGCACTAAAAAGGAAACTCAAAGCAAGGATGGAATATGCCAAGTTTCTACAGGACACTGTTAAAGAAATGGCAAGAGAAGTGACACGTAGTGGGAAGATGAAGCAGAGGGCCGAGGATATTGATCAATTTATTAAGAAA GTGAGGACTGGTGCATATGTTGGTAAGGGTGAAATCTTGGGTCTTGCAAAGTTATTCAGTGATGAACTGACCTTGGAGAATATGAGCAG GCCAAGTTTACTAAATATGTGCAAGTATATGGGGATCCAGCCATATGGGACAAACAATTATTTGCGCTTTATGCTCAGAAGAAAACTGAAATG TATACAAGATGACGATATGTTGATACAGAGAGAAGGTGTAGCCTCTCTCTCTGAACATGAACTCCGTCAGGCCTGCAGGGAGCGAggtcaccttggattgtttccaGTAGAGGAGATGCGGGAAGAG CTGCAAGATTGGTTGGACCTGTCTCTCTATAGTGAAGTGCCATCTTCTCTCCTCATACTGTCTAG AGCCTTCACACTTTCTGGCAAGATGAAACCTGATGATGTTGCAGCTACACTATCGTCCCTTCCTGACAACATACTGAGTAATGTGTGTGTTAGCCTGCCATCTGAAGATGCTCTTACGGCTAGGAAGAGGAAGTTGGCGTTCTTGAAGATGCAAGATAAACTTATCAAG GAAGAAGAAAATGAGCAAGAGGGTATGGTGAGGTTGGAAGACAAGAACGGGGCGTCCGATAAACTCAGTGTGAAGGAAGCCAGCGATCTAGCAAGAAAAAGAATGTTTGATAAACAGGAAGAGCTTTGCAAAATTAGTCAGGCACTAGCTCTTTTGTCTTCTGCATCG TCAATTAGCAAGGAACGGCAAGAATTCCTAAGCCTTGTGAACAAAGAG ATAGAACTGTACAACTCATTGCTCGAAGATTCTACAGCAGAGAATGCTAATGAGGCATATGTAGCCGCGAAGGGGAGTAAATCTTCTGGAAGCTCAGTATCCTCAGCACTGATGAAAAAG ATAAATGCCATGCTCAAAGAACTCACAAAGGAAATCGATGATGTTGACACAGCCATCGGTGATGGCTGGCAGCTCCTGGACAG GGACCATGACGGTAAAGTCACATCTGAGGAGGTGGCAGCTGCAGCCACGTACCTGAAGCACAACTTGGACAACACAGGCGTAGAGGAACTCATCGGGAGCCTCTCCAAAGATAAAG ATGGAAAGATCCTTGTTGAGGACATTGTCAGGCTTGGCACACAAGCTGACGAGGCAGAATTTGACGACGAATGA
- the LOC127345083 gene encoding BTB/POZ and TAZ domain-containing protein 3 isoform X3, whose translation MNHLPYVMPFLPFMYLLQLSEPALNKQQSTIFPSGVKAGDARLMAPLESGSSQLFFNSNVIDNTFDIYECNSMVGTEAVPDHSRFSRPLCTNNVPDPPPLPGTSYGKQRTSRNVKACCIHVPEEVQDYWNKMFSEGYQADVSISTDDGTKILSHSCILGIRSPVLRNMLEEATVQNGFRHILIPGVPSEAVHVFIRYLYSSRFKQDEMKKYALHLLVLSHAFSVPSLKIVCTDQLERFFLAPDNVVDMLQLARLCDAPRLSLVCTRMIVGDFKTISLSEGWKVMRQINPCLEQELLESLVEVDTRRQERTKRMEEKKVYLQLHEAMVALVHICRDGCRTIGPWDQKLKGSQAACKFPACKGVELLVRHFAACKMRVPGGCANCKRIWQLLELHSCMCPTTDSCRVPLCRGTFLGSSPQITARA comes from the exons ATGAATCACTTGCCTTACGTTATGCCTTTCCTTCCTTTTATGTATCTGTTACAACTTTCTGAACCTGCCTTGAACAAACAACAAAGTACTATTTTTCCTTCTGGAGTCAAAGCAGGGGACGCGCGGTTGATGGCGCCTCTGGAGTCAGGTTCTTCACAGCTCTTCTTCAACAGCAATGTCATCGACAACACTTTCGATATCTATGAGTGCAATAGCATGGTGGGCACTGAAGCTGTGCCAGATCATAGCCGGTTTTCTCGGCCTCTGTGCACTAATAATGTCCCTGATCCACCTCCATTGCCTGGAACTTCTTATGGCAAACAGAGAACTTCTAGGAATGTGAAGGCTTGTTGTATTCATGTCCCTGAAGAGGTCCAGGACTACTGGAACAAGATGTTCTCAGAAGGGTATCAAGCTGATGTTTCTATCTCGACAGATGATGGAACCAAGATTTTATCACATTCATGCATCCTT GGCATCAGATCTCCTGTTCTAAGAAACATGCTGGAAGAAGCTACAGTACAAAATGGTTTCAGACATATCCTGATTCCTGGTGTACCATCAGAAGCGGTCCATGTCTTCATCAGATACCTATATTCTTCACG TTTCAAGCAGGATGAGATGAAGAAATATGCTCTTCACTTGCTTGTACTCTCTCACGCTTTCTCGGTACCATCCCTGAAGATTGTCTGCACCGACCAACTTGAGAGATTTTTTCTTGCTCCTGATAACGTGGTAGACATGCTACAACTGGCTAGACTATGTGATGCACCAAGGCTCTCGCTCGTCTGTACCCGTATGATCGTTGGAGATTTCAAGACTATCTCTCTGTCGGAAGGGTGGAAGGTGATGAGACAGATCAACCCATGCCTAGAACAAGAGCTTCTTGAGTCTCTTGTTGAAGTGGATACA AGAAGGCAAGAAAGAACTAAAAGGATGGAGGAGAAGAAGGTTTATCTCCAACTACATGAAGCTATGGTAGCCCTTGTTCATATATGCCGAGACGGATGTAGGACAATTGGTCCCTGGGATCAAAAACTCAAGGGCAGTCAAGCTGCTTGCAAGTTTCCTGCCTGCAAGGGTGTTGAGCTGCTCGTGCGCCATTTCGCAGCATGCAAAATGCGGGTGCCTGGTGGCTGCGCCAACTGCAAGCGCATATGGCAACTTCTTGAGCTGCATTCTTGCATGTGTCCCACAACAGACAGCTGCAGGGTTCCTCTATGCAG GGGCACCTTCCTGGGTTCATCCCCACAAATTACAGCTAGGGCCTAG
- the LOC127345083 gene encoding BTB/POZ and TAZ domain-containing protein 3 isoform X1, with amino-acid sequence MNHLPYVMPFLPFMYLLQLSEPALNKQQSTIFPSGVKAGDARLMAPLESGSSQLFFNSNVIDNTFDIYECNSMVGTEAVPDHSRFSRPLCTNNVPDPPPLPGTSYGKQRTSRNVKACCIHVPEEVQDYWNKMFSEGYQADVSISTDDGTKILSHSCILGIRSPVLRNMLEEATVQNGFRHILIPGVPSEAVHVFIRYLYSSRFKQDEMKKYALHLLVLSHAFSVPSLKIVCTDQLERFFLAPDNVVDMLQLARLCDAPRLSLVCTRMIVGDFKTISLSEGWKVMRQINPCLEQELLESLVEVDTRRQERTKRMEEKKVYLQLHEAMVALVHICRDGCRTIGPWDQKLKGSQAACKFPACKGVELLVRHFAACKMRVPGGCANCKRIWQLLELHSCMCPTTDSCRVPLCRHFRMKMQQLGKKEKIKWDLLACKVLESKGTISSIPTRRKLTSKAVGSCRVV; translated from the exons ATGAATCACTTGCCTTACGTTATGCCTTTCCTTCCTTTTATGTATCTGTTACAACTTTCTGAACCTGCCTTGAACAAACAACAAAGTACTATTTTTCCTTCTGGAGTCAAAGCAGGGGACGCGCGGTTGATGGCGCCTCTGGAGTCAGGTTCTTCACAGCTCTTCTTCAACAGCAATGTCATCGACAACACTTTCGATATCTATGAGTGCAATAGCATGGTGGGCACTGAAGCTGTGCCAGATCATAGCCGGTTTTCTCGGCCTCTGTGCACTAATAATGTCCCTGATCCACCTCCATTGCCTGGAACTTCTTATGGCAAACAGAGAACTTCTAGGAATGTGAAGGCTTGTTGTATTCATGTCCCTGAAGAGGTCCAGGACTACTGGAACAAGATGTTCTCAGAAGGGTATCAAGCTGATGTTTCTATCTCGACAGATGATGGAACCAAGATTTTATCACATTCATGCATCCTT GGCATCAGATCTCCTGTTCTAAGAAACATGCTGGAAGAAGCTACAGTACAAAATGGTTTCAGACATATCCTGATTCCTGGTGTACCATCAGAAGCGGTCCATGTCTTCATCAGATACCTATATTCTTCACG TTTCAAGCAGGATGAGATGAAGAAATATGCTCTTCACTTGCTTGTACTCTCTCACGCTTTCTCGGTACCATCCCTGAAGATTGTCTGCACCGACCAACTTGAGAGATTTTTTCTTGCTCCTGATAACGTGGTAGACATGCTACAACTGGCTAGACTATGTGATGCACCAAGGCTCTCGCTCGTCTGTACCCGTATGATCGTTGGAGATTTCAAGACTATCTCTCTGTCGGAAGGGTGGAAGGTGATGAGACAGATCAACCCATGCCTAGAACAAGAGCTTCTTGAGTCTCTTGTTGAAGTGGATACA AGAAGGCAAGAAAGAACTAAAAGGATGGAGGAGAAGAAGGTTTATCTCCAACTACATGAAGCTATGGTAGCCCTTGTTCATATATGCCGAGACGGATGTAGGACAATTGGTCCCTGGGATCAAAAACTCAAGGGCAGTCAAGCTGCTTGCAAGTTTCCTGCCTGCAAGGGTGTTGAGCTGCTCGTGCGCCATTTCGCAGCATGCAAAATGCGGGTGCCTGGTGGCTGCGCCAACTGCAAGCGCATATGGCAACTTCTTGAGCTGCATTCTTGCATGTGTCCCACAACAGACAGCTGCAGGGTTCCTCTATGCAG GCATTTTAGAATGAAGATGCAACAGCTGGGGAAGAAAGAAAAGATAAAATGGGACCTTTTGGCGTGTAAGGTGCTAGAGAGCAAAGGAACAATCAGTTCCATCCCAACAAGGAGAAAGCTAACATCCAAGGCAGTTGGAAGTTGCCGTGTAGTTTGA
- the LOC127345083 gene encoding BTB/POZ and TAZ domain-containing protein 3 isoform X2, with protein sequence MNHLPYVMPFLPFMYLLQLSEPALNKQQSTIFPSGVKAGDARLMAPLESGSSQLFFNSNVIDNTFDIYECNSMRTSRNVKACCIHVPEEVQDYWNKMFSEGYQADVSISTDDGTKILSHSCILGIRSPVLRNMLEEATVQNGFRHILIPGVPSEAVHVFIRYLYSSRFKQDEMKKYALHLLVLSHAFSVPSLKIVCTDQLERFFLAPDNVVDMLQLARLCDAPRLSLVCTRMIVGDFKTISLSEGWKVMRQINPCLEQELLESLVEVDTRRQERTKRMEEKKVYLQLHEAMVALVHICRDGCRTIGPWDQKLKGSQAACKFPACKGVELLVRHFAACKMRVPGGCANCKRIWQLLELHSCMCPTTDSCRVPLCRHFRMKMQQLGKKEKIKWDLLACKVLESKGTISSIPTRRKLTSKAVGSCRVV encoded by the exons ATGAATCACTTGCCTTACGTTATGCCTTTCCTTCCTTTTATGTATCTGTTACAACTTTCTGAACCTGCCTTGAACAAACAACAAAGTACTATTTTTCCTTCTGGAGTCAAAGCAGGGGACGCGCGGTTGATGGCGCCTCTGGAGTCAGGTTCTTCACAGCTCTTCTTCAACAGCAATGTCATCGACAACACTTTCGATATCTATGAGTGCAATAGCATG AGAACTTCTAGGAATGTGAAGGCTTGTTGTATTCATGTCCCTGAAGAGGTCCAGGACTACTGGAACAAGATGTTCTCAGAAGGGTATCAAGCTGATGTTTCTATCTCGACAGATGATGGAACCAAGATTTTATCACATTCATGCATCCTT GGCATCAGATCTCCTGTTCTAAGAAACATGCTGGAAGAAGCTACAGTACAAAATGGTTTCAGACATATCCTGATTCCTGGTGTACCATCAGAAGCGGTCCATGTCTTCATCAGATACCTATATTCTTCACG TTTCAAGCAGGATGAGATGAAGAAATATGCTCTTCACTTGCTTGTACTCTCTCACGCTTTCTCGGTACCATCCCTGAAGATTGTCTGCACCGACCAACTTGAGAGATTTTTTCTTGCTCCTGATAACGTGGTAGACATGCTACAACTGGCTAGACTATGTGATGCACCAAGGCTCTCGCTCGTCTGTACCCGTATGATCGTTGGAGATTTCAAGACTATCTCTCTGTCGGAAGGGTGGAAGGTGATGAGACAGATCAACCCATGCCTAGAACAAGAGCTTCTTGAGTCTCTTGTTGAAGTGGATACA AGAAGGCAAGAAAGAACTAAAAGGATGGAGGAGAAGAAGGTTTATCTCCAACTACATGAAGCTATGGTAGCCCTTGTTCATATATGCCGAGACGGATGTAGGACAATTGGTCCCTGGGATCAAAAACTCAAGGGCAGTCAAGCTGCTTGCAAGTTTCCTGCCTGCAAGGGTGTTGAGCTGCTCGTGCGCCATTTCGCAGCATGCAAAATGCGGGTGCCTGGTGGCTGCGCCAACTGCAAGCGCATATGGCAACTTCTTGAGCTGCATTCTTGCATGTGTCCCACAACAGACAGCTGCAGGGTTCCTCTATGCAG GCATTTTAGAATGAAGATGCAACAGCTGGGGAAGAAAGAAAAGATAAAATGGGACCTTTTGGCGTGTAAGGTGCTAGAGAGCAAAGGAACAATCAGTTCCATCCCAACAAGGAGAAAGCTAACATCCAAGGCAGTTGGAAGTTGCCGTGTAGTTTGA
- the LOC127345083 gene encoding BTB/POZ and TAZ domain-containing protein 3 isoform X4, protein MAPLESGSSQLFFNSNVIDNTFDIYECNSMVGTEAVPDHSRFSRPLCTNNVPDPPPLPGTSYGKQRTSRNVKACCIHVPEEVQDYWNKMFSEGYQADVSISTDDGTKILSHSCILGIRSPVLRNMLEEATVQNGFRHILIPGVPSEAVHVFIRYLYSSRFKQDEMKKYALHLLVLSHAFSVPSLKIVCTDQLERFFLAPDNVVDMLQLARLCDAPRLSLVCTRMIVGDFKTISLSEGWKVMRQINPCLEQELLESLVEVDTRRQERTKRMEEKKVYLQLHEAMVALVHICRDGCRTIGPWDQKLKGSQAACKFPACKGVELLVRHFAACKMRVPGGCANCKRIWQLLELHSCMCPTTDSCRVPLCRHFRMKMQQLGKKEKIKWDLLACKVLESKGTISSIPTRRKLTSKAVGSCRVV, encoded by the exons ATGGCGCCTCTGGAGTCAGGTTCTTCACAGCTCTTCTTCAACAGCAATGTCATCGACAACACTTTCGATATCTATGAGTGCAATAGCATGGTGGGCACTGAAGCTGTGCCAGATCATAGCCGGTTTTCTCGGCCTCTGTGCACTAATAATGTCCCTGATCCACCTCCATTGCCTGGAACTTCTTATGGCAAACAGAGAACTTCTAGGAATGTGAAGGCTTGTTGTATTCATGTCCCTGAAGAGGTCCAGGACTACTGGAACAAGATGTTCTCAGAAGGGTATCAAGCTGATGTTTCTATCTCGACAGATGATGGAACCAAGATTTTATCACATTCATGCATCCTT GGCATCAGATCTCCTGTTCTAAGAAACATGCTGGAAGAAGCTACAGTACAAAATGGTTTCAGACATATCCTGATTCCTGGTGTACCATCAGAAGCGGTCCATGTCTTCATCAGATACCTATATTCTTCACG TTTCAAGCAGGATGAGATGAAGAAATATGCTCTTCACTTGCTTGTACTCTCTCACGCTTTCTCGGTACCATCCCTGAAGATTGTCTGCACCGACCAACTTGAGAGATTTTTTCTTGCTCCTGATAACGTGGTAGACATGCTACAACTGGCTAGACTATGTGATGCACCAAGGCTCTCGCTCGTCTGTACCCGTATGATCGTTGGAGATTTCAAGACTATCTCTCTGTCGGAAGGGTGGAAGGTGATGAGACAGATCAACCCATGCCTAGAACAAGAGCTTCTTGAGTCTCTTGTTGAAGTGGATACA AGAAGGCAAGAAAGAACTAAAAGGATGGAGGAGAAGAAGGTTTATCTCCAACTACATGAAGCTATGGTAGCCCTTGTTCATATATGCCGAGACGGATGTAGGACAATTGGTCCCTGGGATCAAAAACTCAAGGGCAGTCAAGCTGCTTGCAAGTTTCCTGCCTGCAAGGGTGTTGAGCTGCTCGTGCGCCATTTCGCAGCATGCAAAATGCGGGTGCCTGGTGGCTGCGCCAACTGCAAGCGCATATGGCAACTTCTTGAGCTGCATTCTTGCATGTGTCCCACAACAGACAGCTGCAGGGTTCCTCTATGCAG GCATTTTAGAATGAAGATGCAACAGCTGGGGAAGAAAGAAAAGATAAAATGGGACCTTTTGGCGTGTAAGGTGCTAGAGAGCAAAGGAACAATCAGTTCCATCCCAACAAGGAGAAAGCTAACATCCAAGGCAGTTGGAAGTTGCCGTGTAGTTTGA
- the LOC127345083 gene encoding BTB/POZ and TAZ domain-containing protein 3 isoform X5, which translates to MAPLESGSSQLFFNSNVIDNTFDIYECNSMRTSRNVKACCIHVPEEVQDYWNKMFSEGYQADVSISTDDGTKILSHSCILGIRSPVLRNMLEEATVQNGFRHILIPGVPSEAVHVFIRYLYSSRFKQDEMKKYALHLLVLSHAFSVPSLKIVCTDQLERFFLAPDNVVDMLQLARLCDAPRLSLVCTRMIVGDFKTISLSEGWKVMRQINPCLEQELLESLVEVDTRRQERTKRMEEKKVYLQLHEAMVALVHICRDGCRTIGPWDQKLKGSQAACKFPACKGVELLVRHFAACKMRVPGGCANCKRIWQLLELHSCMCPTTDSCRVPLCRHFRMKMQQLGKKEKIKWDLLACKVLESKGTISSIPTRRKLTSKAVGSCRVV; encoded by the exons ATGGCGCCTCTGGAGTCAGGTTCTTCACAGCTCTTCTTCAACAGCAATGTCATCGACAACACTTTCGATATCTATGAGTGCAATAGCATG AGAACTTCTAGGAATGTGAAGGCTTGTTGTATTCATGTCCCTGAAGAGGTCCAGGACTACTGGAACAAGATGTTCTCAGAAGGGTATCAAGCTGATGTTTCTATCTCGACAGATGATGGAACCAAGATTTTATCACATTCATGCATCCTT GGCATCAGATCTCCTGTTCTAAGAAACATGCTGGAAGAAGCTACAGTACAAAATGGTTTCAGACATATCCTGATTCCTGGTGTACCATCAGAAGCGGTCCATGTCTTCATCAGATACCTATATTCTTCACG TTTCAAGCAGGATGAGATGAAGAAATATGCTCTTCACTTGCTTGTACTCTCTCACGCTTTCTCGGTACCATCCCTGAAGATTGTCTGCACCGACCAACTTGAGAGATTTTTTCTTGCTCCTGATAACGTGGTAGACATGCTACAACTGGCTAGACTATGTGATGCACCAAGGCTCTCGCTCGTCTGTACCCGTATGATCGTTGGAGATTTCAAGACTATCTCTCTGTCGGAAGGGTGGAAGGTGATGAGACAGATCAACCCATGCCTAGAACAAGAGCTTCTTGAGTCTCTTGTTGAAGTGGATACA AGAAGGCAAGAAAGAACTAAAAGGATGGAGGAGAAGAAGGTTTATCTCCAACTACATGAAGCTATGGTAGCCCTTGTTCATATATGCCGAGACGGATGTAGGACAATTGGTCCCTGGGATCAAAAACTCAAGGGCAGTCAAGCTGCTTGCAAGTTTCCTGCCTGCAAGGGTGTTGAGCTGCTCGTGCGCCATTTCGCAGCATGCAAAATGCGGGTGCCTGGTGGCTGCGCCAACTGCAAGCGCATATGGCAACTTCTTGAGCTGCATTCTTGCATGTGTCCCACAACAGACAGCTGCAGGGTTCCTCTATGCAG GCATTTTAGAATGAAGATGCAACAGCTGGGGAAGAAAGAAAAGATAAAATGGGACCTTTTGGCGTGTAAGGTGCTAGAGAGCAAAGGAACAATCAGTTCCATCCCAACAAGGAGAAAGCTAACATCCAAGGCAGTTGGAAGTTGCCGTGTAGTTTGA